A genomic segment from Candidatus Polarisedimenticolia bacterium encodes:
- the murG gene encoding undecaprenyldiphospho-muramoylpentapeptide beta-N-acetylglucosaminyltransferase, giving the protein MVFAGGGTGGHVYPALAVAQALARRHPGLEVIFIGTGSPFEKRVVEGHGFRLMKVESGGFLGRGLGAKVSALLRTGMGLVQSLRILWTLKPQAVVGVGGFASGPVVGAAILLRVPTMIQEQNYAPGLANRILSRWVDRIAVAFEETRDLLGGRGEVTGNPIREEFTAVKPKPRGTPFCVLVFGGSQGAHAVNQAMIDALPALAAHRLALRFTHMTGEKDRERVEAAYRAERLDARVVSYLENMAQEYEKADLVVSRAGATTVSELTACQKAAILIPYPHAAADHQRQNAEKLEQSGAARVLPESELSGPRLATEIVTLLQNPDRLTAMERAAAKLARPDATIRVAELVEELMA; this is encoded by the coding sequence ATGGTGTTCGCGGGAGGCGGAACGGGAGGGCATGTCTACCCCGCCCTGGCGGTGGCGCAGGCGCTGGCCCGGCGCCATCCCGGCCTCGAGGTGATCTTCATCGGCACCGGCTCCCCCTTCGAGAAGCGCGTCGTGGAAGGACACGGTTTCCGGCTCATGAAAGTCGAATCGGGCGGCTTTTTGGGACGCGGCCTCGGGGCCAAGGTCTCGGCGCTGCTGCGCACCGGCATGGGGCTGGTCCAATCGCTGCGGATCCTCTGGACGCTCAAGCCACAGGCTGTCGTCGGGGTGGGAGGCTTCGCCTCCGGCCCGGTGGTAGGGGCGGCCATCCTGCTGCGCGTGCCCACCATGATCCAGGAGCAGAACTATGCGCCGGGCCTGGCCAACCGGATCCTGTCGCGCTGGGTGGATCGGATCGCCGTCGCCTTCGAGGAGACGCGCGATCTGCTGGGAGGACGAGGCGAGGTGACCGGCAATCCGATCCGCGAGGAGTTCACCGCGGTCAAGCCGAAGCCGCGCGGCACGCCGTTCTGCGTGCTGGTGTTCGGAGGCAGCCAGGGGGCACACGCCGTCAACCAGGCGATGATCGACGCCCTGCCGGCCCTGGCGGCGCACCGGCTGGCGCTGCGCTTCACCCACATGACCGGCGAGAAGGACCGGGAGCGGGTCGAGGCGGCTTACCGCGCCGAGCGGCTGGATGCCCGGGTCGTCTCCTACCTGGAGAACATGGCCCAGGAGTACGAGAAGGCCGACCTGGTGGTGTCCCGCGCCGGGGCGACCACGGTCAGCGAGCTCACCGCCTGCCAGAAGGCGGCCATCCTGATCCCTTACCCGCATGCCGCCGCCGATCACCAGCGACAGAACGCCGAGAAGCTGGAGCAATCGGGCGCGGCCCGCGTCCTGCCCGAATCGGAGCTCAGCGGGCCGCGGCTGGCGACGGAAATCGTGACCCTGTTGCAGAACCCCGACCGGCTGACGGCGATGGAGCGCGCCGCGGCGAAGCTGGCGCGGCCCGACGCCACCATCCGGGTGGCCGAGCTGGTCGAGGAGCTGATGGCATGA
- the ftsW gene encoding putative lipid II flippase FtsW — protein MSRKLAFDRLLFSIPVILALFGVVMIYSASAVLSMNRYGSPYHHLAKQVSALVAGAILMVWAMHFDYRRLRSRAVVLGALLGVVGLLMLALVTPSGPVHRWISLGFFSFQPSELAKPVLVLFLAAFLDARAGQVNDLRRTLLPAGVVTGTFAFLIYMQPDLGTAVSLCLIAAVMLYLAGLDLRYMAAGAALGFVGILVAVFQASYRVRRLMTFLNPSEDPLGAGFQIRQSLLSFGSGGIQGLNLGEGRQKLFFLPEPHTDFILSVIGEELGLIGTSAVLLLFALLLWRGCRAALRAPDRFGYLLGMGLTLFLVIQAALNMGMVLGMMPTKGLPLPFLSYGGSSLMVCLLSVGVLLNVSQHSN, from the coding sequence ATGTCGCGCAAGCTGGCTTTCGATCGGCTCCTCTTCTCGATCCCGGTCATCCTGGCGCTGTTCGGCGTGGTGATGATCTACTCGGCGTCGGCCGTATTGTCGATGAACCGCTACGGCAGCCCCTACCACCATCTCGCCAAGCAGGTCTCGGCGCTCGTCGCCGGGGCGATCCTGATGGTCTGGGCGATGCACTTCGACTACCGCCGGCTGCGCAGCCGCGCCGTGGTGCTGGGGGCGCTGCTGGGTGTCGTGGGGCTGCTGATGCTGGCGCTGGTGACCCCTTCCGGCCCGGTGCACCGCTGGATTTCCCTCGGCTTTTTCTCGTTCCAGCCTTCGGAGCTCGCCAAGCCGGTGCTGGTGCTGTTCCTGGCGGCATTCCTGGACGCGCGCGCGGGCCAGGTCAACGACCTGCGCCGCACGCTGCTGCCCGCGGGCGTGGTGACCGGCACCTTCGCCTTCCTCATCTATATGCAGCCCGACCTCGGCACCGCCGTGTCGCTCTGCCTGATTGCCGCCGTGATGCTCTATCTGGCGGGGCTGGATCTGCGTTACATGGCCGCCGGCGCGGCGCTCGGGTTCGTGGGAATCCTGGTCGCGGTCTTCCAGGCGAGCTACCGGGTGCGCCGGCTGATGACCTTCCTGAACCCGTCGGAGGACCCTCTCGGGGCCGGCTTCCAGATCCGCCAGTCGCTCCTCTCCTTCGGCAGCGGCGGGATTCAGGGGCTGAACCTCGGTGAAGGGCGGCAGAAGCTCTTCTTCCTGCCGGAGCCCCACACCGATTTCATCCTGTCGGTGATTGGCGAGGAGCTCGGGCTGATCGGCACTTCCGCAGTGCTGCTGCTGTTCGCCCTGCTGCTCTGGCGCGGCTGTCGTGCCGCCCTGCGGGCCCCCGATCGCTTCGGCTACCTGCTGGGGATGGGGCTGACGCTGTTCCTGGTGATCCAGGCGGCGCTGAACATGGGCATGGTGCTGGGCATGATGCCCACCAAGGGGCTGCCGCTGCCGTTCCTGTCCTACGGCGGCTCCTCGCTGATGGTCTGCCTGCTTTCGGTGGGAGTGCTGCTGAACGTCTCGCAGCACTCGAATTAG
- the murD gene encoding UDP-N-acetylmuramoyl-L-alanine--D-glutamate ligase — MERVSGLRFTVVGAGRSGRALGRFLLERGARVVLTDRAAQGLDPEVEALGRRGAHLVLGGHDESDFTGADRVLVSPGVPLDLPPLAAARRAGVPIWGEIEFAFRFLKGRIIGITGTNGKSTTTTLVGDLLQSGGLDAVACGNLGTPLIEMVETDSEERVYAVELSSFQLEAIETFRPDVAVLLNVAPDHQDRYADHAAYRAAKARIFENQGPGDGAVLNHDDAEAFAFAGKVPSRVWLFSRKEAVTEGACVEAGMVVLRRAGASRPVLPVAEIPLTGVHNLENVLAAVAAAGLCGVAPERMAEALRAFRGLPHRIELVGTLDQVRYYNDSKATNVAATARSLESFPGGVVLILGGKDKGGDFATLVPLLKQHAAAVVLMGKAREAIAAQLGAAGPRVSVATLREAVHQARRLAPAGGVVLLAPGCASFDAYRNFEERGEDFRRIVGEMIAAAERGPGGR; from the coding sequence ATGGAGCGGGTCTCGGGTCTTCGGTTCACGGTGGTGGGGGCCGGGCGCAGCGGCCGGGCCCTCGGCCGCTTCCTCCTGGAGCGCGGCGCCCGCGTCGTCCTGACCGACCGCGCGGCGCAGGGGCTGGACCCGGAGGTTGAAGCGCTCGGCCGGCGCGGCGCCCATCTGGTCCTTGGAGGTCACGACGAGAGTGATTTCACCGGGGCCGATCGAGTGCTGGTCAGTCCCGGGGTGCCCCTGGATCTTCCGCCGCTGGCGGCGGCCCGGCGGGCCGGGGTCCCGATCTGGGGAGAAATCGAGTTCGCGTTCCGCTTTCTGAAGGGACGAATCATCGGCATCACCGGCACCAACGGCAAGAGCACCACCACGACCCTCGTCGGCGATCTGCTGCAATCCGGCGGGCTGGATGCGGTGGCCTGCGGCAATCTCGGGACCCCGCTCATCGAGATGGTCGAAACCGACTCCGAGGAGCGTGTCTATGCCGTGGAGCTCTCCTCGTTCCAGCTGGAGGCGATCGAGACGTTCCGCCCCGACGTGGCGGTCCTGCTCAACGTGGCCCCCGATCACCAGGACCGCTATGCCGACCATGCCGCCTATCGCGCCGCCAAGGCGCGCATCTTCGAGAACCAGGGGCCCGGCGATGGTGCAGTGCTCAATCACGATGACGCCGAAGCCTTCGCCTTCGCCGGCAAGGTGCCTTCGCGGGTGTGGCTGTTCAGCCGCAAGGAAGCGGTGACCGAAGGGGCGTGCGTCGAAGCCGGCATGGTGGTGCTGCGGCGCGCCGGAGCCTCCCGTCCCGTCCTGCCGGTCGCGGAGATTCCGCTGACGGGCGTGCACAACCTGGAGAACGTCCTGGCGGCGGTGGCGGCGGCCGGCCTGTGCGGCGTCGCCCCGGAGCGCATGGCGGAAGCGCTGCGCGCCTTCCGCGGGCTGCCGCACCGGATCGAGCTGGTCGGAACCCTCGACCAGGTGCGCTACTACAACGATTCGAAGGCGACCAACGTCGCCGCCACGGCCCGCTCGCTCGAGAGCTTTCCCGGAGGCGTCGTGCTGATCCTGGGAGGCAAGGACAAAGGCGGGGATTTCGCCACGCTCGTCCCGCTCCTGAAGCAACATGCCGCGGCGGTCGTGCTGATGGGCAAGGCGCGCGAGGCGATCGCGGCGCAGCTCGGCGCCGCCGGGCCGCGAGTGAGCGTCGCAACCCTGCGCGAGGCGGTCCACCAGGCGCGCCGGCTGGCCCCGGCCGGAGGCGTCGTCCTCCTGGCTCCGGGCTGTGCCTCCTTCGACGCCTATCGCAACTTCGAGGAGCGCGGCGAGGATTTCCGGCGGATCGTCGGGGAGATGATTGCCGCCGCCGAACGCGGTCCGGGGGGACGCTGA
- the mraY gene encoding phospho-N-acetylmuramoyl-pentapeptide-transferase, with protein MLFHLLYPLHETISAFNVFRYITFRTALATLTALLISFGLGSWLIRKLRSLQIGQNIRPEGPQTHHTKKGTPTMGGLLIILAAVLPTLLWADLTNRYVWIAVASTLAFGVIGFLDDYLKLRKMRSLGLTVRGKMAMQIVVAGAVGVYLVLLAHNDLFTTQFSFPFYKRWTPDLGWFYAPFIMVVIIGAANAVNLTDGLDGLAIGSVLIASGTFAILTYIAGNAVASTYLGVLNVKGSGELTVFCGALVGASLGFLWFNCNPAEVFMGDVGSMALGGAIGTVAVLIKQEFLLVFVGGLFVMEAASVILQVASFKTRGRRIFRMAPLHHHFELGGWAEPKVIIRFWILAIIFALISLSTLKLR; from the coding sequence ATGCTCTTCCATCTCCTCTACCCGCTGCACGAGACGATCTCCGCTTTCAACGTCTTCCGCTACATCACCTTCCGGACGGCGTTGGCCACGCTGACGGCACTACTGATTTCCTTCGGCCTCGGATCATGGCTGATCCGCAAGCTGAGGAGTCTTCAGATAGGGCAAAACATCAGACCCGAGGGACCTCAAACCCACCACACCAAGAAAGGCACACCGACCATGGGGGGGCTGCTGATCATATTGGCGGCGGTGCTCCCCACCCTGCTGTGGGCTGACCTCACCAACCGCTATGTGTGGATTGCCGTGGCGTCCACCCTCGCTTTCGGTGTCATCGGATTCCTCGATGATTACCTCAAGCTGCGCAAGATGAGGTCCCTCGGGCTGACTGTTCGCGGCAAGATGGCCATGCAGATCGTCGTCGCCGGCGCCGTGGGCGTCTATCTCGTCCTGCTGGCGCACAACGACCTGTTCACGACGCAGTTCAGCTTCCCCTTCTACAAGCGGTGGACCCCCGACCTGGGCTGGTTCTACGCCCCCTTCATCATGGTGGTCATCATCGGGGCGGCCAACGCGGTGAACCTCACCGACGGCCTGGACGGCCTGGCGATCGGATCGGTGCTCATCGCCTCCGGGACCTTCGCCATCCTCACCTACATCGCCGGCAACGCGGTGGCCTCGACCTACCTCGGGGTCCTCAACGTCAAGGGAAGCGGGGAGCTGACGGTCTTCTGCGGGGCGCTGGTCGGGGCGTCGCTTGGTTTTCTCTGGTTCAACTGCAATCCTGCCGAGGTGTTCATGGGGGACGTCGGATCGATGGCCCTCGGCGGCGCCATCGGCACGGTGGCGGTGCTGATCAAGCAGGAGTTCCTCCTGGTGTTCGTCGGGGGGCTGTTCGTCATGGAGGCGGCCTCGGTGATCCTGCAGGTCGCCTCGTTCAAGACACGCGGGCGGCGCATCTTCCGGATGGCCCCGCTGCACCATCACTTCGAGCTGGGCGGCTGGGCGGAGCCCAAGGTGATCATCCGCTTCTGGATCCTCGCGATCATCTTCGCTCTGATCAGCCTGTCCACCCTCAAGCTGCGTTGA
- the murF gene encoding UDP-N-acetylmuramoyl-tripeptide--D-alanyl-D-alanine ligase: MARLSLAYAAQETIGVILRGDPETAVESYSIDTRTLREGDLFFALVGPNHDAHRFVGQAIGKGAKVVVISRGRAGDFPGEAAILRVADTTQALQDLGAAVRRRQPLTVVGITGSSGKTTTKEMAAAILQEAVPTLKSSGNLNNTFGLPLCLLGVQPEHRAAVLEMGMSYPGEMARLAQIADPDVGVLINVYPVHLEHFPSVAAIADAKGELFRGMRADAVAVFNADDPEVTRVAAAHRGRKISFGFSEGCDVRAVDLRPTPAGGCVFRIAGLEGSLEVEIPFPGRHHVANALAAAAAAHVAGAGPEAIRTGLARTRPLPMRGAMLRFPGEVRVLDETYNSNPKAMERTLETLAATAASRKVVASGDMLELGPTETEAHRLLGRQVAEAGAALFVAVGPLSRHSAESAREAGLAETRHFDTSAAAAEFLAGALRPGDLVLVKGSRGMAMERLIEAIRAARGREEA; this comes from the coding sequence ATGGCACGACTTAGCCTGGCCTACGCGGCGCAGGAGACGATCGGCGTCATCCTGCGCGGCGATCCGGAGACCGCCGTGGAGTCGTACTCGATCGACACCCGCACCCTCAGGGAAGGCGATCTCTTCTTCGCCCTGGTCGGACCGAACCACGACGCCCATCGCTTCGTGGGCCAGGCAATCGGCAAGGGGGCGAAGGTGGTGGTCATCTCGCGCGGCCGTGCCGGCGATTTCCCGGGTGAAGCCGCAATCCTGCGGGTGGCCGACACCACCCAGGCTCTGCAGGACCTGGGAGCGGCAGTGCGGCGGCGGCAGCCGCTGACGGTGGTCGGCATCACGGGCTCCTCGGGAAAGACCACGACCAAGGAGATGGCGGCGGCAATCCTGCAGGAGGCGGTGCCCACCCTGAAGAGCAGCGGCAATCTCAACAACACCTTCGGCCTGCCGCTCTGCCTGCTCGGGGTGCAGCCGGAGCACCGCGCGGCGGTGCTGGAGATGGGGATGAGCTATCCGGGCGAGATGGCGCGCCTGGCCCAGATCGCGGATCCCGATGTCGGCGTCCTGATCAACGTCTACCCGGTCCACCTGGAGCACTTTCCTTCGGTCGCGGCGATCGCCGACGCCAAGGGCGAGCTGTTCCGCGGCATGCGAGCCGACGCCGTCGCCGTGTTCAACGCCGATGACCCCGAGGTGACCCGGGTGGCGGCGGCGCATCGCGGCCGGAAGATCTCCTTCGGCTTCTCGGAAGGATGCGACGTACGGGCAGTCGACCTGCGGCCCACCCCGGCGGGGGGCTGCGTCTTCCGGATCGCCGGGCTGGAAGGCTCTCTGGAGGTCGAGATTCCCTTCCCCGGCCGCCATCACGTGGCCAACGCGCTGGCGGCCGCCGCGGCCGCCCATGTCGCGGGAGCGGGGCCCGAGGCGATTCGGACCGGGCTGGCGCGCACGCGGCCGCTGCCGATGCGCGGGGCCATGCTGCGCTTTCCCGGCGAGGTGCGGGTGCTCGACGAGACCTACAACAGCAACCCCAAGGCGATGGAGCGCACGCTGGAGACGCTGGCCGCCACCGCCGCGTCCCGCAAGGTGGTGGCCTCGGGCGACATGCTCGAGCTCGGCCCCACCGAGACCGAGGCACACCGCCTGCTGGGACGGCAGGTCGCCGAAGCGGGCGCGGCGCTCTTCGTCGCCGTGGGGCCGCTGTCGCGGCACTCCGCCGAGTCGGCCCGCGAGGCCGGGCTGGCCGAGACCCGGCATTTCGACACCTCCGCCGCCGCGGCGGAATTCCTTGCCGGCGCCCTGCGGCCCGGCGATCTCGTGCTGGTAAAAGGTTCGCGCGGCATGGCGATGGAGCGCCTCATCGAGGCGATCCGTGCGGCCCGCGGACGGGAGGAGGCCTGA
- a CDS encoding UDP-N-acetylmuramoyl-L-alanyl-D-glutamate--2,6-diaminopimelate ligase → MNLTRVFDGVEVLEILGPSEPSILGIACDSRQAEPGYLFAALRGEKLDGNDYVDDALSRGACAVLSAAPAPPSFPATWIRVADDRKALALTARNYYSHPDLRLGVTGVTGTNGKTTVVHLLESIFRSEGGPVCALGTLGYRIGREEFRAERTTPESVDLYRLLDRAASEGCRRAVMEVSSHSLVLHRVEGLQFAAAVFTNLTQDHLDFHHDMASYLEAKSILFRDLPAGRPAVINRDDPACDHLLAAGPGLGVTYGFADASDVRITRFEPQSDGIRLTLTAWGRPLELKTRLIGRINASNAAAAAAAALAVGCPVSAVEAGIAALPGVPGRLESVAAGQPFAVFVDYAHTDDALANTLRTVRELNPARLLVVFGCGGDRDRSKRPLMGAAAARLADLAILTSDNPRTENPLSILSEVEKGIRQITTDEGRYRVEPDRREAIRLALAEAEAGDAVVIAGKGHETYQILRERTLPFDDREVVREILRGRPIADSAHGTT, encoded by the coding sequence GTGAACCTGACGCGCGTTTTCGACGGAGTGGAGGTGCTGGAGATTCTCGGTCCCTCCGAGCCTTCGATCCTCGGAATTGCCTGCGACTCGCGGCAGGCGGAGCCCGGCTACCTGTTCGCGGCCCTGCGGGGGGAGAAGCTGGACGGCAACGACTACGTGGATGACGCTCTTTCCCGCGGCGCCTGCGCCGTCCTGTCGGCCGCACCGGCCCCGCCTTCGTTCCCGGCGACCTGGATCCGGGTGGCGGATGACCGCAAGGCGCTGGCCCTGACGGCGCGCAACTACTACTCGCACCCCGACCTGCGGCTCGGCGTGACCGGCGTGACCGGCACGAACGGCAAGACCACGGTCGTGCACCTGCTCGAATCGATCTTCCGCTCGGAGGGGGGACCGGTCTGCGCGCTGGGCACCCTCGGCTATCGCATCGGCCGCGAAGAGTTTCGCGCCGAAAGGACCACCCCTGAATCGGTGGATCTCTACCGGCTGCTGGATCGCGCCGCCTCCGAGGGGTGCCGGCGCGCGGTGATGGAGGTCTCCTCGCACTCCCTGGTCCTGCACCGGGTCGAAGGGCTGCAGTTCGCCGCGGCGGTGTTCACCAACCTGACGCAGGACCATCTCGATTTCCATCACGACATGGCTTCCTATCTGGAGGCGAAGTCGATCTTGTTCCGCGATCTGCCGGCCGGACGCCCCGCGGTGATCAACCGCGACGATCCGGCGTGCGATCACCTGCTGGCGGCCGGCCCGGGACTCGGCGTGACCTACGGCTTCGCCGATGCCTCGGATGTCCGCATCACCCGCTTCGAGCCGCAATCCGACGGCATCCGCCTGACGCTGACGGCGTGGGGGCGGCCGCTGGAGCTGAAAACCCGCCTGATCGGCCGCATCAATGCATCCAACGCCGCCGCGGCCGCCGCCGCGGCGCTGGCGGTGGGTTGCCCGGTCTCCGCGGTCGAAGCGGGGATCGCCGCCCTGCCTGGCGTGCCCGGACGGCTGGAGAGCGTCGCGGCAGGCCAGCCTTTCGCGGTGTTCGTGGATTACGCCCATACCGACGACGCGCTGGCCAACACCCTGCGCACTGTCCGCGAGCTCAATCCGGCACGGCTGCTGGTGGTGTTCGGCTGCGGTGGGGACCGGGACCGCAGCAAGCGGCCGCTGATGGGCGCCGCGGCGGCGCGTCTGGCCGATCTGGCGATCCTCACCTCCGACAATCCGCGCACCGAGAACCCGCTGTCGATTCTCTCCGAGGTGGAGAAGGGGATCCGGCAGATCACCACCGATGAGGGCCGGTACCGCGTCGAGCCCGACCGCCGCGAGGCGATTCGGCTGGCGCTGGCGGAAGCGGAGGCCGGAGACGCCGTGGTGATCGCCGGCAAGGGACACGAAACCTACCAGATCCTGCGGGAGCGCACGCTCCCGTTCGACGACCGGGAGGTGGTCCGCGAGATCCTGCGCGGCCGCCCGATAGCGGATTCGGCCCATGGCACGACTTAG